From the genome of Acidobacteriota bacterium, one region includes:
- a CDS encoding TolC family protein: MKKHRSGGFLCVLTLALLGTGAAVRAQEGEGTLSLSLQDALKIALEKNFDVRVQEINRDQAQAALKGAYGLYDPNLSFDWSTGVNRQPTSSVLQAGGSASLYMSRQDQYNLGLSQFAPWGQTFTLQWDNYKSRTNSLYSILNPTYGSSAALGTTVPLLKGFGKQVASRSVLQAKIDRTVADAQYQAGLRDALVQVERDYWNLVYAIRDLEVRRRSLDLAKTFQEETRKKIEVGVLAPIEQVAADAQVAAREQEIIASQQAVGDSADILKLALGITQDSPEWLQEIQPTDEAVVTGGEYEEKDLLAQALKTRPELIAAKEKVERAKLDTRWSKNQTLPSLDLSAGLTYNGISGYYVNPLTGQVSDLTFPDAWEQVTGLDYKSYYVALALKVPLGNRAARYQFQQFRLAQTAQEIALQKQTLTIANEVRSSLRGLEAARKRVAAARLTLRLQEEKLDAERKKYDNGLSTAFNVLSYQNDLAAAESGLLRAILDAKLAMSALDRAVGVYFETHGIEIK, encoded by the coding sequence ATGAAAAAGCACCGGTCCGGCGGGTTTCTCTGCGTCCTCACCCTGGCCCTTCTCGGGACGGGCGCGGCGGTCCGGGCTCAGGAGGGAGAAGGGACCCTGTCCCTTTCACTCCAGGATGCCCTGAAGATCGCACTGGAAAAAAACTTCGACGTGCGGGTCCAGGAGATCAATCGGGACCAGGCCCAGGCCGCGCTCAAAGGAGCCTACGGCCTTTACGACCCGAACCTCTCCTTTGACTGGTCCACGGGGGTCAACCGCCAGCCCACGTCCAGCGTCCTGCAGGCCGGGGGCTCCGCGAGCCTCTACATGAGCCGCCAGGACCAGTACAACCTGGGGCTCTCCCAGTTCGCGCCGTGGGGCCAGACCTTCACGCTCCAATGGGACAACTACAAGTCCCGCACGAACTCCCTGTACTCCATCCTGAACCCCACCTACGGGAGTTCGGCGGCCCTCGGGACGACCGTGCCTCTCCTGAAGGGCTTCGGAAAGCAGGTCGCCAGCCGCTCCGTCCTCCAGGCCAAGATCGACCGCACCGTGGCCGACGCCCAGTATCAAGCGGGCCTCCGTGACGCCCTCGTCCAGGTGGAGCGGGACTATTGGAACCTCGTCTACGCCATCCGCGACCTGGAGGTGCGCCGCCGGTCCCTCGACCTGGCCAAGACGTTCCAGGAGGAGACGCGGAAGAAGATCGAGGTGGGCGTGCTGGCCCCCATCGAGCAGGTGGCCGCCGACGCCCAGGTGGCCGCCCGCGAGCAGGAAATCATCGCTTCCCAGCAGGCCGTGGGGGACTCGGCGGACATCCTGAAGCTCGCGTTGGGGATCACCCAGGACAGTCCGGAATGGCTTCAGGAGATCCAGCCCACCGACGAGGCCGTGGTCACCGGAGGGGAGTACGAAGAGAAGGACCTTCTCGCCCAGGCCCTGAAAACGCGCCCCGAATTGATCGCCGCCAAGGAGAAGGTGGAGCGCGCCAAGCTCGATACGCGTTGGTCCAAGAACCAGACCCTGCCCAGCCTGGACCTCTCGGCGGGCCTCACCTACAACGGCATCTCGGGCTACTACGTCAACCCGCTCACGGGACAGGTGAGCGACCTGACCTTCCCCGACGCATGGGAGCAGGTCACGGGCCTCGATTACAAGTCCTACTACGTGGCCCTGGCCCTCAAGGTCCCCCTGGGCAACCGGGCCGCCCGTTACCAGTTCCAGCAGTTCCGGCTGGCCCAGACGGCCCAGGAGATCGCCCTTCAAAAGCAGACCCTGACGATCGCCAACGAGGTGCGCTCCAGCCTGAGGGGGTTGGAGGCCGCGCGGAAGCGCGTGGCCGCCGCCCGGCTCACCCTCCGCCTTCAGGAGGAGAAGCTCGACGCCGAACGAAAGAAGTACGACAACGGCCTGTCCACGGCCTTCAACGTGCTGTCCTACCAGAACGACCTGGCCGCGGCGGAATCCGGCCTCCTGAGGGCGATCCTCGATGCGAAGCTGGCCATGTCCGCGCTGGACCGGGCCGTGGGGGTTTACTTCGAGACCCACGGCATCGAAATCAAGTAG
- a CDS encoding response regulator, with protein sequence MKRILIVDDHRSFVDHWKAFLEDRYPGRVAVETQTDPMSAVRSFGPHLHLLMLDLEMPVLDGRKLLDVAVAQGVDRRRVVITSGWDAERLHALFPRGSCLAVINKEEPAQQAAFLMILDSVMKKP encoded by the coding sequence ATGAAGCGAATTTTGATCGTGGACGATCACCGGTCCTTTGTGGACCACTGGAAGGCCTTTTTGGAGGACCGATACCCCGGCCGGGTGGCGGTGGAGACCCAGACCGATCCCATGTCCGCCGTCCGGTCCTTCGGCCCCCACCTCCACCTGCTCATGCTGGATCTGGAGATGCCCGTGCTGGACGGCCGGAAACTCCTGGACGTGGCCGTCGCCCAGGGGGTCGACCGGCGCCGCGTGGTGATCACCAGCGGATGGGACGCCGAGCGCCTTCACGCGCTCTTTCCGAGGGGCTCCTGCCTGGCCGTGATCAACAAGGAGGAGCCGGCCCAACAGGCCGCCTTTCTCATGATCCTCGATTCGGTGATGAAGAAGCCGTGA
- the ispH gene encoding 4-hydroxy-3-methylbut-2-enyl diphosphate reductase, with product MKVVRAKKYGFCSGVRVADLKVRRFAAQGGRGAILGQVVHNERVVEDLERLGIRTVHSLEEVAEPVVVFSAHGVPPSFHERARGLGLEILDTTCKFVYDIHKEAQAALEEGAHLVFVGDPQHREVVGYTRDLDPSTYHIVQGLDQAREISWEAYPSLRILYQTTLNAEDFEDVVTHIESRNPNTRRADTICYATKQNQDAARELAQDPSVGAVVVIGGKQSANTRHLFEICSRIKPSALVQGKEDLDPAWLAGFSVVGLTAGASTPDYVIDEVEAALLAL from the coding sequence ATGAAGGTCGTTCGGGCCAAGAAGTACGGTTTCTGTTCGGGCGTCAGGGTGGCGGACCTCAAGGTCCGCCGGTTCGCCGCCCAGGGGGGGCGGGGGGCCATCCTGGGCCAGGTGGTCCACAACGAGCGCGTGGTGGAGGACCTGGAGAGGCTGGGAATCAGGACGGTCCACAGCCTCGAGGAGGTCGCGGAGCCCGTGGTGGTCTTCTCGGCCCACGGCGTCCCACCCTCGTTCCACGAGAGGGCCCGCGGCCTCGGCCTGGAGATCCTGGATACGACCTGCAAATTCGTGTACGACATCCACAAGGAAGCGCAAGCGGCCCTGGAGGAGGGCGCCCACCTGGTCTTCGTGGGAGACCCCCAGCACCGGGAAGTGGTGGGATACACCCGGGACCTGGATCCCTCCACCTACCACATCGTTCAGGGCCTGGACCAGGCGCGGGAGATCTCCTGGGAGGCCTACCCGTCCCTCCGGATTCTGTACCAGACCACCCTCAACGCCGAGGATTTCGAAGACGTGGTGACCCACATCGAGTCCCGGAACCCCAACACCCGCCGGGCCGACACCATCTGCTACGCCACGAAACAAAACCAGGACGCGGCCCGGGAACTCGCGCAGGACCCCTCCGTGGGGGCCGTGGTGGTGATCGGCGGGAAGCAGTCGGCGAACACCCGGCACCTGTTCGAAATCTGCTCCCGCATCAAGCCTTCGGCCCTCGTTCAGGGGAAGGAAGACCTCGATCCCGCCTGGCTGGCCGGGTTTTCGGTGGTGGGGCTCACGGCGGGGGCCTCCACGCCGGACTACGTCATCGACGAGGTGGAGGCGGCGCTCCTGGCCCTCTAG